A single window of Shewanella sp. Choline-02u-19 DNA harbors:
- a CDS encoding acetate uptake transporter: protein MSTQLTNSLANPAPLGLVGFGMTTILLNIHNAGFFPMDSMILAMGIFYGGIGQVLVGMMCFKRGDTFGTTAFTSYGLFWLTLVGLIVMPKMGFAASPAGFMGWYLALWGTFTGFMFIGSMRYPLAKQIVFGSLTILFFLLAARDFTGNALIGTIAGFEGIFCGLSAIYFGMAQVLNAEYNRVILPVGKARFSASVQTVVDAKPVLKAA, encoded by the coding sequence ATGTCTACACAGCTTACAAATTCTTTGGCAAATCCTGCTCCACTTGGCTTAGTGGGCTTCGGTATGACCACCATTTTGCTTAATATTCACAACGCAGGCTTCTTTCCGATGGATTCAATGATCCTAGCGATGGGCATATTTTATGGCGGTATTGGGCAAGTACTCGTAGGCATGATGTGTTTCAAACGGGGTGACACCTTTGGTACCACGGCATTTACCTCTTATGGTTTGTTCTGGTTAACCTTGGTTGGGCTTATCGTGATGCCTAAAATGGGCTTCGCGGCGAGTCCAGCAGGATTTATGGGTTGGTACTTAGCGTTGTGGGGCACGTTCACTGGCTTTATGTTTATCGGTTCAATGCGTTACCCGCTGGCCAAACAGATTGTATTTGGTTCACTGACGATATTATTCTTCTTATTAGCAGCGCGTGACTTTACTGGCAACGCACTTATCGGCACGATTGCAGGCTTTGAAGGTATTTTCTGTGGTCTAAGCGCGATCTACTTTGGTATGGCTCAAGTGCTTAACGCAGAGTATAACCGCGTGATTTTACCAGTCGGTAAGGCCAGATTTTCAGCAAGCGTACAGACGGTTGTTGATGCAAAACCTGTTTTAAAAGCCGCATAA
- a CDS encoding helix-turn-helix transcriptional regulator translates to MKTSDKILQMLKTQGELTAKVIATELELTTMGVRQHLQSLEHSSDVIFADRKATRGRPTRYWSLTPKSNSHFSDRHEELTVQLIDSVKTIFGDQGLEQLIAHREEASFTLYQAALTDATDLSAKLAVLARLRTEEGYMASVEVSDDVYWLLENHCPICAAAASCLNFCRSELQLFQSLLKDDASVSREEHIIEGARRCAYKIVPVDG, encoded by the coding sequence CCCAAGGCGAGCTGACAGCCAAAGTCATCGCAACAGAACTTGAATTGACCACTATGGGCGTGCGTCAACATCTACAAAGTCTAGAACACAGTAGCGATGTGATTTTTGCAGATAGAAAAGCGACTCGTGGCAGACCGACTCGTTACTGGTCCCTGACGCCTAAAAGCAACAGCCACTTTTCAGATCGCCATGAAGAGCTCACGGTGCAATTAATTGATTCAGTGAAAACTATTTTTGGTGATCAAGGTTTAGAGCAGCTCATCGCCCATCGTGAAGAGGCGTCTTTTACGCTATATCAAGCGGCATTAACTGACGCGACAGATCTATCCGCCAAGTTAGCCGTACTGGCTAGATTGCGAACGGAAGAGGGTTATATGGCCAGCGTTGAAGTGAGTGATGATGTTTATTGGCTGCTTGAAAATCACTGTCCAATATGTGCAGCAGCTGCCTCATGCCTCAATTTTTGCCGCTCAGAACTGCAACTGTTTCAGTCGCTGCTAAAAGATGACGCCAGTGTTAGCCGTGAAGAGCATATTATTGAGGGGGCACGTCGCTGCGCTTATAAGATTGTCCCGGTTGACGGGTAG
- a CDS encoding LysR family transcriptional regulator, with amino-acid sequence MLNESLKKLSELDVFCLIVFKTLYENGHANSTAIELQVSAPKISRCLTLLRTTFNDELFYRRLQGLKPTPLAELLYDPICDFYHAVTHIEQVAFDETESELTSTLNIAVTQGIMRSLAIAISSHAQQEVIGKIRLQSWEANSAESIHNGELDFGIGFDISHTTELEYELLGTLESVYLAAKEQHPIWQNIPNITLEHIAIHPFLYLESKGFNDKIDPLEMYCRNAQIELESVEKVTSREAWFCHLMTMGSLAFLPAVEADECNHIPSLRTEALPREQVALLHGDMLSPKYYLIEKELKNRRYTQERRTLVVELVQGLLQSN; translated from the coding sequence ATGCTTAATGAATCACTGAAAAAGTTGTCTGAATTAGATGTTTTTTGTCTTATCGTGTTTAAGACTCTTTACGAGAATGGCCATGCGAACTCGACGGCAATTGAGTTACAAGTGTCTGCTCCAAAAATTAGCCGTTGCCTTACGTTGTTACGCACAACGTTCAATGACGAACTATTCTACCGTAGACTGCAGGGGCTAAAACCTACGCCCTTGGCTGAACTGTTATATGATCCTATTTGTGATTTTTATCATGCTGTGACGCATATTGAACAGGTCGCATTTGACGAAACTGAATCAGAACTTACTTCAACGCTAAACATTGCTGTTACCCAAGGCATTATGAGGAGTTTAGCGATAGCCATTAGCAGTCATGCCCAGCAAGAGGTTATTGGTAAGATCCGCCTGCAAAGTTGGGAAGCCAATTCTGCTGAATCTATTCATAATGGCGAGCTTGATTTTGGTATTGGATTTGATATTTCGCACACCACTGAACTTGAATACGAATTATTAGGCACACTTGAAAGTGTTTATTTAGCCGCTAAAGAACAACACCCTATCTGGCAAAACATTCCAAATATTACCTTAGAACATATTGCGATCCATCCATTTTTATACCTAGAAAGTAAAGGGTTTAATGACAAGATTGATCCGCTGGAAATGTATTGTCGTAATGCGCAAATAGAGCTTGAAAGTGTTGAAAAAGTCACGAGTCGTGAGGCATGGTTTTGTCATTTGATGACGATGGGAAGCTTAGCTTTCCTGCCTGCGGTAGAAGCTGATGAGTGTAATCACATTCCGTCTTTAAGAACCGAAGCTTTACCTCGTGAACAAGTCGCGCTGTTGCATGGCGATATGTTATCTCCAAAATACTATCTTATTGAAAAAGAACTTAAAAATAGAAGGTATACGCAAGAGAGAAGAACATTGGTCGTTGAGTTGGTACAGGGTTTACTCCAATCTAATTAA
- a CDS encoding pseudouridine synthase, with protein MESKRARLDRFISVKTSINRKHVRLLLAKGLVEVDGKVARDIDQIIDEFSHVCLEGEVLQANTPSYVMLHKPIGVVSATVDDKHKTVIDLLTQKDKHSLHIVGRLDLNTSGLLLLTNDGRWSKRLMSPEHKVAKLYRVTLENPLDVSYINAFAAGMYFEFEDITTLPAKLEIIDEYTALVSLMEGRYHQIKRMFGRFRNPVVGLHRISVGNIVLDSNLVPGQSRLLTAEEVSE; from the coding sequence GTGGAATCTAAACGAGCACGCCTAGATCGATTTATTAGTGTAAAAACCTCCATTAATCGCAAACATGTTCGACTACTACTGGCTAAAGGATTAGTTGAAGTTGATGGTAAAGTCGCACGAGATATTGATCAAATCATCGATGAATTCTCTCATGTTTGTCTAGAGGGCGAAGTATTACAAGCCAACACACCAAGCTATGTGATGCTGCATAAACCGATAGGGGTGGTCAGTGCCACTGTTGACGATAAGCATAAAACGGTGATCGATCTACTGACTCAAAAAGATAAACATAGTCTGCATATTGTCGGCCGTTTAGATCTTAATACATCAGGATTACTGCTATTAACTAACGATGGTCGCTGGTCAAAGCGGTTAATGTCACCAGAGCATAAAGTGGCCAAACTGTATCGGGTGACACTAGAGAACCCACTTGATGTGTCCTACATTAACGCGTTTGCAGCGGGAATGTACTTTGAATTTGAAGATATTACTACCTTGCCAGCTAAGCTTGAAATTATTGATGAATATACTGCATTAGTGAGTCTGATGGAGGGGCGTTATCACCAAATAAAGCGTATGTTTGGCCGTTTTCGTAACCCCGTAGTGGGTCTACATCGAATATCCGTGGGCAACATTGTACTCGATTCCAATTTAGTGCCAGGACAGAGCCGATTATTAACCGCAGAAGAAGTATCTGAATAG
- a CDS encoding OmcA/MtrC family decaheme c-type cytochrome, whose translation MMRTHKKSLLAMALIAAIGLTGCGDGDDGQDGAPGAPGTPGTPGTPAGITVDTVSSAADFVLTVAPADIVVVGTDAFTIKFTATGKNSKGEAVPFTGLEKVALYVMNQAANTTDTGAPVLWQNNALANEFGSSMYCTLTGKATARGGAEVDACTLVEDEANPGTYTGTWEHDGNAPVVLAEGDANNLFRVMVRTYNVSDSSGAGISDKLLSTPVDFIPATGELAVSVKDSVSNAACIKCHSSKVGYAVTDIRIDNIGAHHNYQKVENCVACHNPAYAGGEADPEKGWNANWNAMIHTLHSGHKSFVPLTGEAEEEFGEIGFPSELNECTTCHDNGTQWNDNVYAEACVSCHADIDFTTGDGHLGIVPESDAACSGCHGSGSLSPMQAHNVGVRAMATDSIEIAVSQVTYAEDVETVAIPESEGWDGAVIPARNEIQDKIIVTFDVTVNGVAVADGFEFTKFTKYDEMKTGWVNADGTYYGSASVNLNGTVAAGGKLVVTQVDNYDLDGKSIAITPRFSVCTDSKGMLIECLDANGEAQYDVGYVAITMAPTYWNLANADGSGAIISRLSDPLRVTADEAKCNTCHTSLGIAKHYGNERFDQCVGCHNDTWGGSYHPQPEYKTDEVDADGHPIFKAIDGLNYNTRDLFAVAHRFHSGLWDDNRGFPAIHLDADMETQGYPAVATQCAACHKDGVNLFAADGGLASGKRAIAVDGGATQFISPTAEACRTCHAHSDAAAMAHFKSNGAIVDGAPSATANLPVESCATCHAEGKTYGIDKMHMGGAH comes from the coding sequence ATGATGAGAACACATAAGAAGTCTTTATTGGCGATGGCATTGATAGCTGCCATCGGCTTGACTGGTTGTGGAGATGGTGATGATGGCCAAGACGGTGCACCAGGCGCACCGGGCACTCCTGGTACCCCAGGCACACCAGCAGGCATAACGGTTGATACCGTTAGTAGTGCCGCTGATTTCGTACTTACAGTAGCACCAGCAGATATCGTAGTCGTGGGTACTGACGCCTTCACTATTAAATTTACCGCAACAGGTAAAAACAGCAAAGGCGAAGCGGTTCCCTTTACTGGGCTAGAAAAAGTTGCGCTATATGTAATGAACCAGGCTGCTAACACCACTGATACTGGCGCACCGGTATTGTGGCAAAACAATGCACTGGCTAACGAGTTTGGCTCAAGTATGTATTGTACGCTAACGGGTAAAGCAACGGCTCGCGGTGGCGCAGAAGTAGATGCCTGTACTTTGGTTGAAGATGAAGCTAACCCTGGCACTTATACCGGAACGTGGGAGCATGATGGTAATGCGCCAGTCGTACTCGCCGAAGGCGATGCTAATAACCTATTCCGCGTTATGGTGCGTACCTATAATGTCTCTGATAGCTCAGGGGCCGGCATCTCTGACAAACTACTGTCTACGCCTGTCGATTTTATTCCTGCAACGGGTGAGCTCGCGGTATCAGTAAAAGATTCAGTCTCTAATGCCGCTTGTATCAAGTGTCATAGTAGCAAAGTTGGTTACGCCGTTACTGACATCCGTATTGATAATATCGGTGCTCACCACAACTATCAAAAAGTAGAAAATTGCGTTGCTTGTCATAATCCGGCTTATGCTGGTGGTGAAGCAGATCCAGAGAAAGGCTGGAATGCAAACTGGAATGCAATGATCCATACGTTACATAGTGGGCATAAGAGTTTTGTTCCATTAACAGGCGAAGCTGAAGAGGAGTTTGGTGAGATTGGCTTCCCGTCAGAGCTAAACGAATGTACCACTTGTCATGACAACGGTACTCAGTGGAACGACAATGTTTATGCTGAAGCTTGCGTGTCTTGTCATGCTGATATTGACTTCACCACCGGTGACGGTCACTTAGGTATTGTGCCAGAGAGTGATGCCGCCTGTTCAGGTTGTCATGGTTCAGGTAGCTTAAGTCCTATGCAAGCGCATAACGTTGGCGTTCGTGCAATGGCGACAGATTCAATTGAGATAGCCGTTTCGCAAGTCACCTATGCAGAAGATGTTGAAACCGTCGCGATTCCTGAGAGTGAAGGTTGGGATGGCGCAGTAATTCCAGCGCGTAATGAAATACAAGATAAAATCATAGTGACATTTGATGTGACTGTTAATGGTGTAGCCGTTGCCGATGGCTTCGAGTTTACTAAGTTTACTAAGTACGACGAAATGAAGACCGGTTGGGTAAATGCTGACGGTACTTATTACGGCAGTGCATCAGTCAATCTAAATGGTACCGTCGCAGCAGGTGGCAAGTTAGTTGTTACCCAAGTAGACAACTATGACCTCGATGGTAAGAGCATTGCGATTACTCCGCGTTTCTCAGTTTGTACTGACTCAAAAGGCATGTTAATTGAATGTCTAGATGCAAACGGTGAGGCACAATACGATGTTGGATATGTTGCAATTACTATGGCTCCAACGTATTGGAACCTTGCCAATGCTGATGGTAGCGGTGCAATAATTTCTCGCTTAAGTGACCCGCTACGTGTTACTGCCGATGAAGCCAAGTGTAATACTTGTCATACATCGCTAGGTATCGCTAAGCATTACGGTAATGAACGTTTTGACCAATGTGTTGGTTGTCATAATGATACTTGGGGCGGTTCTTATCACCCACAACCAGAGTACAAAACTGACGAAGTTGATGCCGACGGCCATCCAATCTTTAAAGCGATTGACGGTCTAAACTACAACACTCGCGACCTCTTTGCGGTAGCTCACCGTTTCCATAGTGGCTTATGGGACGACAACCGTGGTTTCCCTGCAATCCATCTTGATGCTGATATGGAAACTCAAGGTTACCCAGCGGTAGCAACTCAATGTGCAGCTTGTCATAAAGACGGTGTGAACTTGTTCGCTGCCGATGGTGGATTAGCATCAGGTAAGCGCGCGATTGCAGTTGATGGTGGTGCAACTCAGTTCATTAGCCCAACAGCTGAGGCGTGTCGTACTTGTCACGCTCACTCAGATGCTGCAGCGATGGCACATTTTAAGAGCAATGGTGCAATAGTCGATGGTGCTCCATCAGCTACAGCTAACCTCCCTGTTGAATCTTGTGCAACGTGTCACGCTGAAGGTAAGACTTATGGTATCGACAAGATGCATATGGGAGGTGCTCACTAA